The following coding sequences are from one Leishmania braziliensis MHOM/BR/75/M2904 complete genome, chromosome 36 window:
- a CDS encoding putative developmentally regulated GTP-binding protein 1: MSSLQKINDIEAELARTQKNKATMAHICALKARLAQLKRELIASESKKGGGKGEGFDVQKTGDARIGFIGFPSVGKSTLLSKMTSTHSEVAAYEFTTLTCVPGVVNYRGAKLQMLDLPGIIEGAKDGKGRGRQIIAVARTCSLILIVLDVVKPLQHKLIIERELDGFGIRLNKSQPDIVIRKKDRGGISISSTCPLTQLDQETIKTILGEYRMSNADVTFRGDYTADELIDAIEGNRAYIPAIYVLNKIDQISIEELDIIARIPHNCPISAHHEWNLDGLLECIWDHLNFIRVYTKPKGQVPDYDAPVILKKLPQPSVEGFCNRIHRQLMRNYKYAWVWGSSVKHQPQRVGKDHLLDDEDVVQVVKKV, translated from the coding sequence ATGTCGTCCTTGCAGAAGATCAACGATATTGAGGCGGAGCTCGCCCGCACGCAGAAGAACAAGGCCACCATGGCCCATATCTGCGCTCTCAAGGCCCGTctggcgcagctgaagcGCGAGCTCATCGCATCCGAATCGAAGAAAGGCGGCGGCAAGGGCGAAGGGTTCGACGTACAAAAGACTGGCGATGCTCGCATTGGCTTTATCGGCTTTCCGTCTGTCGGTaagtcgacgctgctgtcgaAGATGACCTCGACGCACTCCGAGGTGGCCGCGTACGAATTCACTACGCTGACCTGCGTGCCTGGTGTGGTGAACTACCGCGGCGCCAAGCTGCAGATGCTGGACCTGCCCGGCATTATTGAGGGTGCTAAGGACGGTAAGGGTCGCGGTCGGCAGATCATTGCGGTGGCCCGCACCTGCTCTCTCATTCTCATCGTGCTCGACGTTGTcaagccgctgcagcacaagCTCATCATTGAGCGTGAATTAGACGGCTTCGGCATTCGGCTGAACAAGTCGCAACCGGATATTGTGATTCGCAAGAAGGATCGCGGCGGCATCAGCATCTCCTCGACGTGTCCGCTCACACAGCTTGACCAGGAGACGATCAAGACCATCTTGGGCGAGTACCGCATGTCAAACGCAGACGTCACATTCCGCGGTGACTACACGGCCGACGAGCTCATCGATGCAATTGAGGGGAACCGCGCGTATATCCCAGCCATCTATGTGCTGAACAAGATTGACCAGATCTCGATCGAGGAGCTCGACATCATCGCCCGCATTCCGCACAACTGCCCAATTTCTGCCCATCACGAGTGGAATCTGGACGGTCTTCTCGAGTGCATTTGGGATCACCTCAACTTTATTCGCGTGTACACAAAACCAAAGGGTCAAGTGCCGGACTACGACGCGCCGGTCATCCTCAAGAAGCTCCCGCAGCCGTCGGTCGAAGGCTTCTGCAATCGCATTCACAGGCAGCTGATGCGCAACTACAAgtatgcgtgggtgtggggctCGTCTGTCAAACACCAGCCGCAGCGCGTGGGCAAGGACCACCTGCTGGATGACGAGGATGTCGTGCAGGTGGTGAAGAAGGTGTAg
- a CDS encoding guanylate kinase-like protein — translation MSATPKTSTPTISSVAVASSAHKTARQAMEPLKDTVTLSRLVDVLLFLGPSGCGKSTMIQRLQRDWPMLFEFSVSHTTRCPRRGEVDGQHYHFITMEEFQKLIDSGAMIEYSRLCLPKTSSTTPPQSQPVGNLYGTSKKALHTVLERNRVVLMDTDLLGAISIRRYCAREVVNVRPVTVSRSKRSMAQQGGGAAPAAQSPLTLSPSSLAPVLLARERAVAPAGTILSTDATLSSPSYAAPGVTRTLRCMIIFIAPPSMKVLEQRLRERKSETEASIQLRLKLSCRLMKWATENQSFFDYYIVNDNLEHCYAQVKEIVQAEVLMLGSSL, via the coding sequence ATGAGCGCAACTCCGAAGACATCGACGCCGACGATTTCATCGGTTGCCGTCGCGTCTTCTGCCCACAAAACTGCTCGGCAGGCGATGGAGCCGCTCAAGGACACTGTCACCCTCAGCCGTCTCGTGGACGTGCTCTTGTTTCTTGGGCCGAGCGGGTGTGGCAAGTCCACAATGAttcagcgactgcagcgcgaCTGGCCCATGCTATTTGAGTTCAGTGTGAGTCACACAACCCGTTGCCCGCGGCGTGGCGAGGTAGATGGGCAGCACTACCACTTTATCACCATGGAGGAGTTCCAGAAGCTAATCGACTCGGGTGCCATGATTGAATACTCTCGACTCTGCCTGCCGAAAACGTCGTCGACGACGCCTCCGCAGAGTCAGCCAGTCGGTAATCTCTACGGGACTAGCAAGAAAGCTCTGCATACGGTGCTCGAGCGCAACCGCGTCGTACTCATGGACACAGATCTGCTTGGCGCAATCAGCATTAGGCGCTACTGTGCTCGCGAGGTGGTGAACGTGAGGCCTGTAACCGTTTCGCGATCGAAGCGCAGTATGGCGCAGcagggcggtggtgccgctccCGCCGCTCAGTCCCCACTAACCCTCTCCCCATCTTCTCTTGCACCTGTGCTCCTGGCACGTGAGCGCGCCGTGGCTCCCGCGGGCACGATTCTATCCACGGACGCGACATTGTCGTCCCCCTCGTATGCTGCACCTGGGGTCACACGCACGCTGCGTTGCATGATCATCTTCATTGCGCCACCTAGCATGAAGGTACtggagcagcggctgcgggaaCGCAAGAGTGAAACCGAAGCCTCGATTCAGCTGCGGTTGAAGCTGAGCTGCCGGTTGATGAAGTGGGCCACGGAGAACCAGTCATTCTTTGACTACTACATCGTGAACGACAACCTTGAGCACTGCTACGCTCAAGTAAAGGAAATCGTGCAGGCAGAGGTGCTCATGCTGGGGAGCTCTCTCTGA